One genomic window of Gossypium hirsutum isolate 1008001.06 chromosome D11, Gossypium_hirsutum_v2.1, whole genome shotgun sequence includes the following:
- the LOC107912212 gene encoding 60S ribosomal protein L15-1, whose amino-acid sequence MGAYKYVSELWRKKQSDVMRFLQRVRCWEYRQHPAIVRVNHPTRPDKARRLGYKAKQGYVVYRVRVRRGGRKRPVPKGIVYGKPTNQGVTQLKFQRSKRSVAEERAGRKLGGLRVVNSYWINEDSTYKYFEVILVDVAHNAIRNDPRINWICNPVHKHRELRGLTSAGKKNRGLHGKGHLHHKNRPSRRATWKRNNTLSLRRYR is encoded by the exons ATGG GGGCTTACAAGTACGTGTCGGAGCTATGGAGGAAGAAGCAATCGGATGTGATGAGGTTTTTACAGAGGGTGAGGTGCTGGGAATACCGTCAGCATCCAGCCATTGTTAGGGTCAACCACCCTACTCGTCCTGATAAGGCTCGGCGCTTGGGTTACAAGGCTAAGCAG GGTTATGTAGTTTATCGTGTTCGAGTTAGAAGGGGTGGTCGAAAGAGGCCTGTTCCCAAAGGTATTGTCTATGGTAAGCCCACAAACCAGGGTGTTACCCAATTGAAGTTCCAGCGCAGCAAGCGGTCTGTTGCAGAGGAGCGAGCTGGTCGAAAATTAGGAGGTCTCAGAGTTGTTAACTCATACTGGATCAACGAG GATTCTACTTACAAGTACTTTGAGGTTATCCTTGTTGATGTTGCACACAATGCGATCCGCAACGACCCGAGAATTAACTGGATCTGCAATCCCGTTCACAAGCACAGGGAACTTCGAGGACTCACATCTGCAGGTAAGAAAAACAGGGGTCTGCATGGAAAGGGTCACTTGCACCACAAGAATCGGCCGTCTCGAAGGGCTACCTGGAAGAGAAACAACACCCTTTCCCTTCGTCGTTACCGTTGA